A single window of Channa argus isolate prfri chromosome 2, Channa argus male v1.0, whole genome shotgun sequence DNA harbors:
- the dennd5a gene encoding DENN domain-containing protein 5A isoform X5: MTTGFSSGSCRFADYFVICGLDTESGLEPDELSALCQYIEATKFRDGARGILAGANEGENFEHSPLRRTFKSKVLAHYPENVEWNPFDQDAVGMLCMPKGLSFRTQVDSREPQFHSFIITREDGSRTYGFALTFFEEVTSKQICSAMQTLYHMHNAEQYDILHTPTSPQGPDDQRHPHTQSHPVLHAAPAISRLQRFNSYDISRDTLYVSKCICLITPMAFAQACRKVLQQLHQAVTSPQPPPLPLESYIYNILYEVPLPPSGRSLKFSGVYGPVICQRPSTSELPLFDFAISEMFNLLGVENVLQLFTCALLEMQILLYSQHYQRLMTVAESITALMFPFQWQHVYVPILPASLLHFLDAPVPYLMGLHSNGQDDRTKLELPQEANLCFVDIDNHFIELPEELPQFPNKLEFVQEISEVLRSFGVSPEGKIHSTDSQAMYRGLRSVDMVSDKRNGNLASPLNSYLLRENETIARLQALVKRTGVSLDTLEVREDASSNKDVRVQCDEEELKMHQLSIQVREVFANRFTQMFADYEVFVIQPSHDKESWFTNRDQMQNFDKASFLSDQPEPYLPFLSRFLETQMFASFIDSKILCHDDEEKEHTLRVFDSRVDKIRMLNVRTPTLRTSMYQKCTNIEEAEKAIEMRVSKIDHTALHPHLLDMKIGQGRYEQGFFPRLQSDVLSTGPTSNKWTKRSAPAQWRRRDRQKQHAEHLYLDNDQREHVECLFPELQLLPFLDYYWLSQSFKPCLKSVTVDVKYIQEARNLGTTIRQPKLSNLSPSVIAQTNWKFVEGLLKECRNKTKRMLVEKMGREAVELGHGEVSITGVEENTLIASLCDLLERIWSHGLQVKQGKSALWSHLLHYQESKEKKNATPAGLGPPGFIHDTERRKSDGGGSAMPPLKVSLIQDMRHIQNISEIKTDVGKARAWVRLSMEKKLLSRHLKQLLSDHELTKKLYKRYAFLRCDDEKEQFLYHLLSFNAVDYFCFTNVFTTIMIPYHVVVVPSKKLGGSMFTANPWVCVSGELAETGVLQVPRNTLEITFECQNLGKLTTVQMGHDNTGLYAKWLVECVMVRNEITGHTYKFPCGRWLGKGVDDGSLERILVGELMTPSTENDERMCRTPPMQQSPGMMRRFVTISPNSKPKLNTGQIQEGVGEAINGIVKHFHKPEKERGSLTLLLCGEYGLVWALEQVFQHGFKSPRLFKNVFIWDFLE; encoded by the exons ATGACCACCGGCTTCAGCTCCGGTTCCTGCCGGTTCGCAGATTATTTTGTGATTTGCGGACTCGACACCGAAAGCGGGCTGGAACCCGACGAACTGTCCG CTTTATGCCAGTATATAGAGGCTACTAAATTCAGAGATGGGGCCAGAGGAATATTGGCGGGGGCAAATGAAG gtgaGAATTTTGAGCATAGTCCATTGCGGAGAACCTTTAAATCCAAAGTTCTAGCACATTATCCAGAAAATGTCGAATGGAACCCATTTGACCAGGATGCAGTTGGCATG CTCTGCATGCCAAAGGGTCTGTCGTTCAGGACACAGGTTGATTCTCGCGAGCCTCAGTTCCACTCGTTTATCATTACCAGAGAGGATGGCTCTCGGACCTATGGCTTTGCCCTCACCTTCTTTGAGGAGGTGACCAGTAAGCAGATCTGCAGCGCCATGCAGACTCTTTACCACATGCACAATGCAGAGCAGTACGACATCTTGCATACTCCCACCTCACCACAAGGACCTGATGACCAGcggcacccacacacacagtctcatcCTGTCCTCCATGCTGCACCAGCCATCTCCCGCCTGCAGCGCTTCAACTCCTATGACATCAGTCGCGATACGCTGTACGTCTCAAAGTGCATCTGTTTGATAACGCCAATGGCCTTTGCTCAGGCCTGCAGGAAGGTGTTGCAGCAGCTCCACCAGGCTGTGACTTCACCCCAGCCCCCGCCCCTCCCATTGGAAAGCTACATCTACAATATCCTCTATGAGGTACCGCTGCCACCCTCTGGACGTTCCCTCAAGTTCTCAGGCGTCTACGGGCCTGTGATATGCCAGAGGCCAAGTACATCTGAGCTACCACTCTTTGACTTTGCCATCAGTGAGATGTTTAATCTTCTGGGAGTGGAGAATGTTCTTCAGCTGTTCACCTGTGCTCTGCTTGAGATGCAGATACTGCTTTACTCACAGC aTTACCAGAGGCTGATGACGGTGGCAGAGAGCATCACCGCCTTAATGTTCCCCTTCCAGTGGCAGCATGTGTATGTTCCCATCCTGCCTGCCAGCCTCCTCCACTTCCTGGACGCTCCCGTGCCGTATCTCATGGGTCTCCACTCCAATGGACAGGATGACCGCACCAAGCTAGAGCTGCCACAGGAG GCTAACTTGTGTTTTGTGGACATTGACAACCATTTCATTGAACTGCCAGAGGAGTTGCCCCAGTTTCCCAACAAACTAGAGTTCGTCCAGGAGATCTCAGAGGTGCTTAGGTCCTTTGGGGTGTCTCCAGAGGGGAAGATTCACTCCACCGACAGCCAGGCCATGTACCGTGGCTTGCGATCTGTTGATATGGTCTCTGACAAGCGTAACGGCAACCTAGCCTCACCGCTTAACTCCTATCTTCTGAGAGAGAACGAGACTATTGCCAGACTGCAGGCTTTGGTCAAGAGAACAGGTGTCAGCCTGGACACG CTGGAGGTGAGGGAGGATGCCAGCAGTAATAAGGATGTGCGGGTTCAGTGTGATGAGGAGGAGCTAAAGATGCACCAGCTCAGTATCCAGGTGCGCGAAGTCTTCGCAAACCGATTCACACAGATGTTTGCAGATTATGAGGTGTTTGTAATCCAGCCGAGCCACGACAAAGAGTCCTGGTTCACAAATCGAGACCAAATGCAGAATTTTGACAAG gcCTCTTTCTTGTCTGACCAGCCAGAGCCCTACCTGCCCTTCCTGTCACGTTTTTTAGAGACTCAGATGTTTGCCTCCTTCATTGATAGTAAGATCCTTTGCCATGATGATGAGGAGAAGGAGCACACACTAAGGGTGTTTGATTCCCGTGTTGATAAGATTCGCATGCTGAACGTTCGAACGCCCACCCTGCGCACCTCGATGTACCAGAAATGCACCAACATTGAAGAAGCAG AAAAAGCCATTGAAATGAGGGTGTCAAAGATCGACCACACAGCCCTGCACCCCCACTTGCTGGACATGAAAATTGGCCAAGGACGCTATGAGCAGGGCTTCTTCCCCCGACTGCAGTCTGATGTTCTCTCCACAGGACCCACCAGCAACAA ATGGACCAAGAGAAGTGCTCCTGCTCAGTGGAGGCGGAGAGATCGACAGAAGCAGCATGCTGAACATCTTTATTTAGACAATGACCAGAGAGAG cATGTAGAGTGCTTGTTTCCGGAGCTGCAGCTCCTGCCATTTCTTGACTACTACTGGCTCTCACAGTCCTTCAAGCCCTGTCTAAAGTCGGTGACTGTGGACGTG AAATACATCCAGGAAGCCAGAAACCTGGGTACGACCATTAGACAGCCCAAACTGTCCAACCTGTCGCCTTCTGTCATCGCTCAGACTAACTGGAAATTTGTTGAAGGATTGCTAAAGGAATGCAGGAACAAG ACAAAGCGTATGCTGGTAGAGAAGATGGGTCGGGAGGCCGTGGAGTTGGGTCATGGAGAGGTCAGCATAACTGGCGTTGAGGAGAACACTCTGATTGCAAGTCTTTGTGACCTGCTGGAGAGGATCTGGAGCCATGGGCTGCAAGTCAAACAG GGTAAATCTGCCTTGTGGTCCCACTTGCTGCACTACCAAGAgagcaaagagaagaagaatgcAACTCCAGCTGGATTGGGACCTCCAG GTTTCATTCATGATACTGAGAGACGTAAATCTGATGGTGGTGGATCAGCCATGCCGCCTCTTAAAGTGTCCCTGATCCAGGACATGAG acaCATTCAGAACATTAGTGAGATTAAGACAGATGTGGGTAAAGCCCGTGCTTGGGTTCGCCTTTCCATGGAGAAGAAGCTGCTTTCCAGACACCTGAAGCAGCTGTTGTCAGACCATGAGCTTACAAA AAAACTCTACAAGCGCTACGCCTTCCTCCGCTGTGATGATGAGAAGGAGCAGTTCCTTTATCACCTGTTGTCCTTTAATGCTGTGGACTACTTCTGTTTCACCAACGTCTTTACAACCATCA TGATTCCCTACCATGTGGTAGTTGTCCCCAGTAAGAAGCTGGGCGGCTCTATGTTTACAGCCAACCCCTGGGTGTGTGTTTCCGGTGAGCTGGCAGAAACCGGAGTCCTTCAGGTCCCCAGAAATACTCTGGAGATCACTTTTGAG TGCCAGAACCTTGGCAAACTCACCACAGTGCAGATGGGCCATGATAACACAGGGCTTTACGCTAAGTGGCTTGTGGAGTGTGTTATGGTCCGCAACGAGATCACAGGGCACACGTATAA GTTTCCATGTGGCAGGTGGTTGGGAAAGGGTGTGGATGATGGCAGTCTGGAGAGGATCCTGGTGGGAGAGCTGATGACCCCCAGCACAGAGAACGATGAAAGGATGTGCCGCACACCCCCGATGCAACAGTCCCCAGGGATGATGAGGAGGTTTGTTACCATCTCACCAAACAGCAAACCAA AGTTAAACACAGGTCAGATCCAAGAGGGAGTGGGAGAGGCCATCAATGGGATTGTGAAGCACTTCCACAAGCCAGAGAAAGAG
- the tmem41b gene encoding transmembrane protein 41B produces MAKKRRERREIDGLFSAQEETKANANEPLVQKDVQHDAAGSARMSLLILVSIFTCSASVMFLVYKNFPELPDDEMEKIKIPKDMEDAKALGTVLYKYKDTYYTQVLVAYFATYVFLQTFAIPGSIFLSILSGYLYPFPLALFLVCLCSGLGASFCYMLSYLVGRPVVYKYLTERAQKWSQQVDKHRDHLINYIIFLRITPFLPNWFINITSPVINVPLRVFFIGTFLGVAPPSFVAINAGTTLYKLTTAGEAVSWNSLAILGVLAVLSILPVCFQKKLQQKLE; encoded by the exons ATGGCTAAAAAGCGGAGAGAAAGACGAGAGATCGATGGGCTGTTCTCGGCACAGGAGGAGACGAAGGCGAATGCGAACGAGCCACTAGTTCAGAAAG ATGTTCAACACGATGCAGCGGGCTCAGCGCGCATGTCTCTACTGATTCTGGTGTCTATCTTTACCTGCTCTGCCTCAGTTATGTTCCTTGTCTACAAGAACTTTCCAGAGCTTCCAGA tgatgaAATGGAGAAAATCAAGATCCCGAAAGACATGGAGGATGCCAAAGCTTTGGGAACTGTGTTGTACAAATACAAGGACACCTACTACACCCAAGTGTTGGTGGCCTATTTCGCAACATATGTTTT CCTCCAGACATTTGCGATTCCAGGCTCTATCTTCCTCAGCATCCTGTCTGGATATCTTTACCCTTTCCCATTGGCTCTTTTCTTAGTCTGCTTG TGCTCGGGCCTGGGTGCTTCCTTTTGCTACATGCTGTCATACCTTGTGGGCAGACCTGTGGTCTACAAATATCTCACAGAGAGAGCACAGAAATGGTCACAGCAG gTTGACAAACATAGGGATCATTTAATCAATTACATAATCTTCCTGAGGATAACCCCTTTCCTTCCTAATTGGTTCATCAATATCACCTCACCAGTCATCAATGTGCCTTTGAGAGTTTTCTTCATTGGTACCTTTCTCG GAGTGGCACCTCCATCCTTTGTAGCAATCAACGCAGGTACTACACTGTACAAACTGACCACAGCTGGAGAGGCCGTGTCCTGGAACTCTCTGGCTATCCTCGGCGTACTAGCTGTGCTCTCAATTCTGCCCGTCTGCTTTCAGAAAAAGCTACAGCAGAAACTTGAGTAG